CAAGATCTTTCTTCGCAGCTTCATATTGTTTTGGTGCCATAAAATCTCCGCTTTCGTGATAAAACCGATCCACCAGTTGTTCATATTTCTTCATGGCAGCCATCACTTCTTCGACATCAGAACTCATCAGTTTGCTTTGAATATCCAGAGTCTCTTCTTTTATCTGTATTATATTGTCCAATTTAGTCATTTCAAAAAACTTAAGTGAATACAGATTGTAAATCTGGGACATTTTTCATGGTGAAACCCTTGGGTGATGTGTACTATTCAGGGGGATTTTCTACAATTCTTTTTTTATATTTGGAACACCATTGATGAGGCTCACGATGCAATCCGAGTTCTGAAATAATACTATCAATAAGATAATCTCCTTTGGTTCGGTCAGGATGGGTACAGTATTCACTGGGAGGACCATCAATCATATGTGTATAGCCGCTATCACGTCTGGGAACGTAATACACACAGTTCGCGCAACTTTCTCCGTGTTTTTTGAAAGAAATGATCTTGTTCATAATTTACAAAGTATTGAGGGTCTCCGTGTTAAATAATTCTGCCATTGTTCCTATTTGGTTGCCAGCATAGTTTCCAGTATCTCCTTTGTGGAGTTGTATATGTCTGGATCTTTACTGGCTCTTGGACCTGCTACGTTGAGGATCTGTATTGCATTATAGCCAATCCACTCTTTAATGGCATCCACTGCATCGGTAATAGATAATCTATCCATGTCAATATGAATACATGGGCGCTTGTGTTTCCCGGCAAGTTTTCTGGTCAGTGCCGAACCTCCGTTGAGTTTGCCGTGAGACACGATCAATGTGCCTTCTGAATCCAGCACATTTTGTTCGGTTCGCTTTGGATAGCTGGTAGTGGACATCTCCTGCAGCTGATATTTATCCGGCAGCACTCCATCTTCGGTTTTACGGCCTTTTGGTATCCAGCCACCATGTGGAATACCTACTTTAATAGCAACATCAAGGGCTGCCCGGTCTGCGCCTGTTTGTCCGCCGGAAATTATCTTTTTGATCATGGTATTCACTATCTGTATTGGTTATTGAATTTGCCGTTAATAATTCTTTGAACGAAGCAATTTCCTTTGAATCAAGTTATTCTACCATTTGCTACCCCTTTTTTATCAGCTACCATAACCCCACAGCCTGACAGGGTTCCTTTACAAATAAATTCTCATTTCCCTGAATCTTCTCTATCCTCTTACATCTTTCACATTCCCAGGCATCAACGGGATCTTCTTTGCTCCATGCCTCAAAGAGTTTCCGGTTCTTCTTACTGATAATACCATGCCCCGGATATGCCCAGTCCATATAGAAATACGTTCTTGCAATGTTGCCCCGTTTTTCCGGTGGCGGTTCCGCCTTTCTGTTTTCAATCTCCATGTCACAGTTTCCAAATTCTCTTTTCTCCCCCGGGATCATTCCAAAACTATAATTAGATCGCAATCCGTTTATTTCTCCTACTGCGGGTACCAGGTTATACATATCTGATTCCATATATCTGAATTTGACGACCATCTTTCTGGCACAGTTGCGTCCCTTAAATGGTTTTCCCTTACTGCTTACACATTCAGGATGTCCATTTCTCCATTCTGGAAAACTCTGGCCGAATGCATGGGCTGGAACTATGTGCTCCCACTCAACCCTATTTGCACGATTCCCCTCTTTCTTTGGAGTGTACTTGTCTGATGGGACAATTGTCTTATCCATGGTGAAGGGGCAGTTACAGTAAAACGTTGTGAGATGGTCTGAGTAAACTTGTCTTAAGAGGACCTTCTTTACCTTGCTGAATGACTGGAATCTGGTGTTTCCTTTATCGGTGGCATAGGAGAGACTTACGATCAAGCAGATTATTGCCAAAGCTATGAGGAATGATGCAATTCTCTTCATCACTTTTCCTTTATCAGGATTACCTTGGATATTATGTGTCCATCAATTGTTGATTTTATCCTTTAGCCTCGAAGAGCACCTGAAAGTAACAACTCTTCTTGGTTCCAATATGATGCTTTCTCCTGTTTGCGGATTTCTTCCTTTCCGGGCGTTCTTTTCATTGATGCAGAACTTCCCGAATCCGCTGATCATGACATCCTCACCATTCACAAGTGATTGTTTCATTATTTCCAAAAAGGATTCGAATATGTCTGCGGATTTGTTCTGAGGAAAACCAAGCTGGTCTTGGATTGATTTAATTATCTCTGCTTTTGTAAGGGCCATGGGGGAAATGCCTCCTTTGGTGATAGAATGGTTTTTTTAAGGCGTATATCGTTATCAGAGAAGAATTACTTGCATAGCATAATTTTGTCAAGGAAAAACAGACAGATAATGACCGCTAACAAATTACCAGTCAATTATTGTTTGTTACGTACAGCAAGCTGTTTGTAATGAGTTATTTTATAATTTTGTTACATACAGTAAACGAATATCTTAAAATTTCAGAAGCCGATTTTTTCGTCCTTGTTATAGCACTGTCTTGAATTTCTGCACTGACATTTCAGGCACAAGATGTTGGGGTTTTCAAAATTATCTTTTCTCTGTTTAATCTATTTATCGATGATATCGAACATATCAGCTACTTGTCGATTATTTATTGAAGTCAGTAAGTAAGGCCGATGCGATTTTGTAGCAGATTTCAACCCGTACTGCGCAGGAGTGATCGGAGAAAAAATGAAATGCGCCGATTATTGGCGCCACCTACAATGCCTCAGGTTTATTGAATGTGAAAAACAATTTCATTGATGTGAAGGTATCCACAGATAAGGAGCACCCGTTAATGTTCTAAATTTCCTTGACATTTAAGCCTTTTTTGTTAACTATACAGAAGCTTTAACGAAATAACAGTAGGTATCATGCATTAAACAACAAACGATCTTTTCTTTCTAACACAAAAAGGTCCGAAAGATGGCAGATAATCATAAAAACCCCGTTGCTCTTAAATAGAGGCGGGGTTTTTTGTGAATTTATTGTTTGCCAAATCCGGCTTTAGCAATCTATTTGTCGGGAGGAAATTCTATGAACATCTTCGGTTTACGGGACCGATTGATTAAAGATTACTCGGATTATATTCAAAGCTTTATCCTGATCAAAGATTCAAAGATTCGAGATCGTGTTGAAGATGAATTTACAAGAGGTCTCCTCTGGCCTGATCCTCTCATCCAGTTAAATCCTTCATTTAAGCCAGGCAAATGGATAGACGAGCTTGTTCAAGGGGGTGTTTTAAACGAAGAATGCAGACGAATATTTAGAATAAAAGAAAGCCCAGACGATGAAGGGCAATCTCTACTACTTCACCAGCATCAAGCAGATGCCATTAACGCCGCAAAAACTGGAAAGAACTATGTTCTCACTACCGGCACCGGTTCAGGGAAAAGTCTTGCCTATATAGTACCCATTGTTGATTACGTGCTTCGTGCAGGTTCCGGAAACGGAATCAAGGCGATAATTGTTTACCCTATGAACGCCTTGTGTAACAGCCAGATGGGGGAGCTCGAAAAATTTCTATGTTATGGCTACCCCAAGGGCGCAGAGCCGGTTCGTTTTGCCAGATATACCGGCCAGGAAAAGGATGAAGAGAGGCAGTCTCTTATAGCAAACCCGCCGGATGTTCTTCTCACAAATTATGTGATGCTGGAACTAATTCTGACAAGACCCTATGAAAAAAATATTATTACGGCAGCACAGGGCCTCCGCTTTCTCGTGCTCGACGAATTACATACATACCGGGGGCGACAGGGTGCGGATGTGGCAATGCTGGTCCGGAGATTAAGGGATGCGTGTAATGCAGAAAACTTGCAGCATGTAGGGACTTCGGCGACTCTGGCAGGACCTGGAACATACAAGGAACAAAGAAAAGAAATTGCGGATGTTGCCACAAAGCTCTTTGGAGATGTTGTCGAGCCTGAAATGGTGATTGGAGAAACGTTAAGAAGGGCAACTAAAGCCATTGATTTGTCAGATACTTCATTCTTAGATAGGTTAAAAGAACGTGTGGCTGATCCGGATAAACATCCGCCGACGGATTATTCCGAATTTATAACAGATCCTTTATCCATATGGATTGAAAATACCTTTGGTATTACTACCGAAACACAGTCTGGCAGACTGATTAGAACAATTCCCCGAAGCATAACAGGAGATGAAGGCACAGCAAAACAATTAAGTGAATTGATAAACGTACCTGAAGAGCGCTGCAGGGAGGCAATTCAGGAAGGATTACTTGCAGGTTATCGGTGCGAAGACCCAGATACTCGTTTTCCTGTCTTCGCATTTCGGTTGCACCAGTTCATCAGCCGTGGGGATAATGTTTACACATCAATCGAACCGGAAGATTCCAGGTTTATTACAGTATTTGGCCAACAGTTTGTTCCGGGAGACCGATCACGAGTTCTGCTGCCGGTAGTTTTTTGCAGAGAATGCGGGCAGGAATATTACTGTGTCCGCGTTGAGCGAGATCCCGACACAAATCAAAGCATTTTCACACAACGAGAAATCTCCGACCGCTATCATGATGACAATAGTGAACCCGGATACCTCTATTACAATTCAGAAAAACCATGGCCGGATAGCATGGAAGAAATCATTGAAATTTTACCTACCGACTGGCTTGATGAGACGGGGTTAAGGATAAGAAAGAATTACAAGAAAAATCTTCCTGAACGTGTACGTATAAAGGCCGATGGCTGTGAATCAGCAGACGGAAATCTCTATCACTATTTTAAATCGCCTTTCCGGTTTTGCCCAAACTGCGGTGTTTCTTATGGGGCGCGGCAGGCATCTGATTTCGGCAAACTAACATCACTGGGAACGGAAGGTAGAAGCACTGCTACCACTATCCTCAGCCTTGCCGCAATCCGACATCTTAAAAAGGAAGAGAGCCTTAAGAAAGAAGCGCGGAAATTACTCAGTTTTACAGACAACCGACAGGATGCGTCTTTACAGGCTGGACACTTCAATGATTTTGTAGAAATAGGCCTCCTTCGTTCCGCACTTTACGAAGCCGCACTTAATGCGGGACCCGCAGGATTGCGTCACGATGAACTTGGCCAGAAAGTCTTTGACTCACTGGATCTGCCATTGGGCCTATATACATCCGATGCCACTATTAAGTTTCGCGCATTAGAGGAAACAAAGAAGGCATTACGAAATGTTGTCTGCTACCGGTTATATCATGACCTGAGACGAGGATGGCGTGTCGTATCACCAAACCTGGAACAATGCGGTCTTCTGGAAATTGGATACGATTCCCTTAAAGAACTTTGTGAAGCCGAAGATGAATGGCAAGGTTGTCATTCTACACTCCTCGAAGCTAAACCGGAAACACGATTTAATGTGTGTAAAGTACTTCTTGATCTGATGAGAAGAGAACTGGCAATCAAGGTGGACTATCTCGATCCCAATTTTCAGGAAAGAGTGAAACAGCAGAGCAATCAGCGGCTCATTCCACCTTGGGCCATCGATGAAAATGAACGATTGATGGAAGCATCGATACTCTTCCCACGGAAAAAGGAAAAGAAAGATTATGGGGGTCATTTCTTTTTATCCCCTCGAAGCCTTTTTGGACAATATCTTCGTCGCGTAACAACATTTCCTGATTATACAGAGAAACTTGACCTTAAAATCACTGAGGAAATTATCAGGCAATTACTTGAATCTCTGAAAGTAGCAGGGCTCGTAGAGGAGGTAATGCCTGCGAAGAACGAAGATCAGGTTCCAGGATATCAACTCCCCGCAGCCGCAATGCACTGGATCGCAGGTGATGGAACAAAGCCATTCCACGATGTGCTTCGTGTTCATACCGAATCCAAAGAAGGCGGAAGACCTAATCCTTTCTTCGTTTCATTCTATAAAGATATTGCGGCAGAAGGAAAGGGGATAGAAGCAAGAGAACACACTGCGCAGGTACCCGGCGAACTCAGACAAGAGCGGGAAGATGCTTTTCGGGAGGGGCGATTACCCATCCTCTACTGTTCACCGACAATGGAATTAGGCATAGACATAGCGACCTTGAATGTAGTGAATATGAGAAACGTTCCTCCGACACCTGCCAATTATGCACAGAGAAGCGGCCGTGCCGGAAGGAGCGGTCAGCCGGCCCTGGTTTTTGCCTACTGTTCAACCGGCAGCCCCCATGACCAATACTTCTTCAAACGTCCTGACCGGATGGTGGCGGGTGCTGTTGCGCCTCCGAAACTCGAACTCGGCAATGAAGATCTCATAAAATCCCATATTCATGCAGTGTGGTTATCAGCAACAGGGCAATCTTTGGGGAACTCCCTGAAAGACGTACTTAATGTTGAAGGGGGAAATCCCACTCTCGCACTGAGCGAGTCAGTGCATGACAGTTTCTTGAATGAACGGGCCAGGAAAACAGCCATAGGAAACTCCACGCGTGTCTTGAAAAGTATAGAAAATGATCTATCTATAGCGGACTGGCATAGTGAGGGATGGTTGGAAGATACTTTGAATAAAGTTCTCCTGAGCTTTGAGCAGTCCTGCGAGCGCTGGCGTTCCCTTTATCGGTCTGCTGCAAAACAGAGAGAGACTCAGCATAAAATTATCAGTGATGCATCCCGAAGCATAGATGATAAAAAGCAAGCCAAGCGGCTGCGCCGGGAGGCGGAAGCCCAGCTGGATTTACTACTCGAAGCGCGCAGTGTGATTCAGTCAGATTTCTATAGCTATCGCTATTTTGCCAGTGAGGGATTTCTCCCGGGATATAATTTTCCCAGGCTTCCTCTTTCAGCATATATCCCGGGACGTCTTAGACGACGGGATGATTTCCTTTCCCGCCCTCGATTCCTGGCAATTTCTGAATTCGGACCACGGAGCATCATTTATCATGAAGGTTCCCGTTATATTATTAATAAAGTTATTATGCCTGTTGGTGATGACGATGTCCTCACTACCACAGCGAAACTCTGCCCTAACTGCGGTTATCTGCACCCGATTTCAGATGGTGACCCGGGTTTAGATCTCTGTGATTATTGTAAACACCCATTAGAATCATCTTTACGGCAGCTTTTTCGCCTTCAGAACGTATCAACGAAACGAAGGGACAGGATCAGTTGTGACGAGGAAGAGCGAATCAGGCTGGGTTATGAAATCAAAACGGGCGTTCGGTTTGCCGTTCACGGAGGCAGGCCTTCCTTCAGAACAGCCTTTCTTAAACAATCCGACGGTGAATTGCTTGCCACATTGACGTATGGTCATGCAGCGACACTCTGGCGTATCAATTTGGGATGGGCGCGCCGGAGGAATGTGAATCAATTAGGTTTTGTTCTCGATACGGAACGAGGATACTGGGCAAGGAATGAACAGGCCGCGGAAGACGATGAAAGCGATCCGATGAGCACAAAAACAGAACGTGTTATACCATTCGTTGAAGACCACAGGAATTGCCTTATTTTCAAACCGGAAAAGCCTTTAAACGATACGCAAATGGCATCACTCCAGGCTGCGCTGAAACAGGCTATTCAGACCGCATATCAATTAGAGGATAATGAACTGGCGGCCGAACCGTTGCCCAGTATGAAAGAAAGAAAGGTGATTCTTATTTATGAAGCGGCGGAAGGTGGCGCCGGTGTATTAAGGCAACTGATTTCTGATCCGGAAGCATTCGCGTATGTCGCAAAAGATGCGATGGAAATATGTCATTTTGACCCTGTAACCGGGCAGGATATGGGGCGCGCGCCAAGATCCAACGAAGATTGCGAAGCAGCTTGCTATGACTGTCTGATGACTTACAGCAACCAGAGAGACCACCGCCTTCTTGATCGCAAATCAATTCGTGATCTGCTTCTTGATTATTCAAAATCAAAAGTTGTCGTATCGCCCACTGAATTACCACGGGCTGAACACCTCAAAAGATTGATGAATCAGGCAGGATCAAGTCTCGAAAAAAAGTGGCTGAGTTTTCTGGACGAACGCGATCTCAATTTGCCGTCCAAAGCGCAGGTATTTTTCGAGGAATGCAAATCACGGCCGGATTACTTCTATGCAAATGATTTGGCCGTCATCTATATTGATGGACCAATACATGATTATCCGGATCGTGCAAAGCGTGATGATCAGCAAACAGACTGTTTTGAAGATCTGGGCTATACTGTTATACGCTTTGGTCATAAGGATGACTGGGAAATAATTATCGAAAAGTTTCCCCATGTTTTTGGAACAGTAAAGACGCATTAGGATAAACAAAAAAGACAATCTCCGGGAGAAGTTATGGATTTTGCGGTAGGTTCATTAGTTGAAGCGCGAGGGCGGGAATGGGTGGTACTTCCTGAATCAAAGGATAACTTGCTCGTTCTCAGGCCCCTTGGAGGCACGGATGACGAAATTGCAGGAATTTATCTACCTCTGGAAACGGTTAAGCCCGCGCAATTTGATCTGCCCGATCCGGCCCAGATAGGTGACCATCGTTCCTGTCGTATGCTCCGTGACGCGGTGCGTCTGGGATTCCGCGCAAGCGCCGGACCTTTTCGTTCATTCGCACAACTGGCAGTTGAACCTCGCCCCTACCAATTGGTACCGCTGTTGATGGCTTTGCGATTAGATCCTGTAAAGATGCTGATCGCGGATGACGTGGGCGTCGGAAAAACGATAGAAGCCTGTCTGCTTGCCCGCGAACTTCTTGATCGCGGAGAAATTCAGCGCATTGGAGTACTCTGTCCACCTCACCTTGCCGAACAATGGCAGAAAGAAATGAAAGACAAGTTTCATATCAACGCCGAATTGGTTTTATCCAGTACGGCCCGGCGCCTGGAGCGGAACTGCGGCATCAACCAATCCATCTTTGAAGTTTATCCCCACGTCATCGTGTCCACGGACTACATCAAATCAGATCGCAGACGGGATGAATTCATTCGCACCTGCCCTGATCTGATTATTGTTGATGAGGCCCATACCTGTACCTTTGCAGACGTTAATAGAGGCGGGCGTCACCAGCGGTATCAGTTGCTCAAAAGTATTTCTGAGAAACCGGATCGTCATCTGATACTCGTTACGGCAACACCCCATACGGGCAAGGATGATGCCTTCCGACACCTTTTATCTTTCCTGAATTCAGATTTCAGTAACCTTCCGGAAGACCTTACCGGTAAGGAACATGAAAGTGTACGGCGAAATTTGTCACAGTATTTCGTTCAGAGAAGGCGCAAGGACATCGAAGATTATATGGAGGAGACAACCTTCCCAACGCGGAAAGAACGAGAAGAAACCTATACGCTTTCCCCCGAGTACAAAAAACTGTTCGATAGGGCATTGAATTATGCCCGCGAGATGGTGAGCACGTCGGACAAAAGCAGAATACATCAAAGGGTGCGATGGTGGTCTGCCCTGGCATTGTTGAGAAGTCTGGCTTCCAGCCCGGATGCGGCCGTGGCTACCCTCAGAAGTCGAGCTTCGACAGCAGATGCCGACGCGATAGAGGATGTTGATGAAATCGGTCGTCGAACCGTTTTGGATATGGATGGGGACGAAGAAGCCGAAATGATGGACATAGCGCCCGGGGCCGATGTTTCAGAATTTTCTCCGGATGAAAAAAGAGAAAGAAGCCGCCTTCTCGATATGGCAAGACAAGCTGAGAAATTGAGAGGCAATAAAGATGAAAAACTGAAAAAGGCAACTGGTATTATCAAAGAACTTCTCAAAGACGGCTTTCACCCCATTGTCTTCTGTCGTTTTATAGCGACTGCGGAATACGTGGCCAATGAACTGCGAAAGAGCCTGAGTGGCGTCGAGGTAATCGCGGTTACGGGAAAGCTGCCGCCTAAGGAGCGTGAACTGCGTGTTGCGAAACTTGGTGAATCAAAAAAACGTGTCCTCGTCTGCACAGATTGCCTGAGTGAAGGCATTAATCTTCAGAAGAAATTTGATTCAGTGTTTCATTATGATCTTACATGGAATCCGACACGCCATGAACAGCGCGAGGGGCGCGTGGATCGTTTCGGGCAGGGAAGCAAAGAGGTCCGGGTTGTTACTTATTATGGCACTGATAATCAAATCGACGGCATTGTTCTTGAGGTATTGATTAAGAAACACAAGAAAATTCGCAGTTCCACCGGTATATCGGTGCCAGTGCCAGTCGATACCAATCAGGTCATCGAAGCAATCTTTGAAGGACTGCTCCTTCGGGAAAAACAAAGACAGGTTACTCAGGAGCAGTTGTTTCTGTTTGAAGACCTTTTCAAACCCCAAAAGGAAGAACTTTACAAGGAGTGGGAAAACGTCTCCGAACGCGAGAAACGATCTCATTCTATGTTTGCCCAGCGAACCATTAAAGTGGAAGAAGTTGCCAAAGAGCTTGAAGCCGTGCGAGAAGCTATAGGATCCGGTGTAAATGTCTCATCATTTCTGCGGCAGGTACTTGAGGCACATGGTGCCGTTGTCAAACAGCAAAACAACGGCGTATATGAATTTGATCTTACGGAAACACCACCAGGCTTGCGTGACGTTCTCCCATGTCCGGTCAAATTCAAGGCCCGTTTTGAATTGCCGGTACATGATGACATTCTCTATCTTAATAGAACACATCCGATTGTTGAAGCGGCAGCATCCTATGTTATGGATACTGCCCTCGACCCGCTTTCGAACTGTGTTGCCCAGAGAGCAGGGGTGATTCGCACAGACCTGGTCAAGCGGCGCACTACTGTTATGCTGGTTCGTTTTCGTTATCACATTGTCACCGCCTATAACGAAAAAGAAAAAACACTTTTGGCAGAAGATTGTCAAACGATTGCATTCGCAGGCGCTCCGAATAATGCCGAATGGCTTCCAGGCAATGAGGTGGAGAACCTTCTGGGAGCAAAACCGGACATTAATATCCAACCGGATGTGGCCCGGCACCAGTTGCAGCGGATTCTTGACAATTTCGACGAGCTGAGACCGCATTTAGATGAAATCGCGAAAATTCGTGGAGAAGAATTGCTCAACGCGCACCGTCGTGTACGTCGAGCATCCCGCATTAAGAATGTAAGGCATCGCATAGAGCCCAAATTGCCGCCCGACATTTTGGGCTTGTATGTCTATCTGCCAAGTCCGGAGGGTGCCTGACATGCAGACTCGCCGCGTAAATCTGTTCACTACCATACGAACCGAAGGCGGTTTGCTTCCGGCCGATCTCCTCCAGCGAATTGCCGATGGTGACGGCGATATTGAAGGTTTGAAACCGGCTGACTATCATCTCTATCCCGGTGAAAAACTGAACGAAGCGATCAACCGGTCATGGAACCGTTTAACAGGCGCATGGAAATCATTTAAAAATGCCCTGGAAAAATTGTCTGAAACAGATACCGGCACAACGGAAACACGGGAACGGTGGCTCCTGCCTCTTTTTCAGGAGCTCGGCTACGGCAGACTTCAAACAACGAAGGCGCTAAATATTGAAGGGAAAAGCTATCCCATCTCACATACATGGCAAAACACCCCCATTCATCTGGTCGGTTGCCGACTGGACCTGGATCGGCGGACACCCGGCGCGATTGGAGCTGCCCGTACGAGTCCGCACAGCCTTGGACAGGAATTTCTGAACAGATCGGATGACCACCTGTGGGCTTTTCTTTCCAACGGATTGTTGCTGCGGATACTCCGCGATAATGTCAGCTTGACCCGACAGGCCTATGTTGAATTCGATCTTGAAACAATAATGGACGGGGAGGTATATGCTGATTTTGCTGTCTTGTGGCTGGTATGTCACCAGTCGCGTGTTGAAAGCGAACGTCCCGAGCAATGCCGGCTTGAAAAATGGTGTCAGCATGCCCAGGATCGAGGTGCGCGTGCACTGGATACTCTCCACAGCGGTGTAGAAAATGCAATAAAAGCTCTCGGTCACGGGTTCCTTTCTTGCCCGGGCAATCGTATTCTGAAAGATAAATTGCGTTCCGGCGAGCTTGACAAACAGGATTATTACCGTCAACTCCTGCGTTTCATTTATCGGAT
This sequence is a window from Syntrophales bacterium. Protein-coding genes within it:
- a CDS encoding DEAD/DEAH box helicase codes for the protein MNIFGLRDRLIKDYSDYIQSFILIKDSKIRDRVEDEFTRGLLWPDPLIQLNPSFKPGKWIDELVQGGVLNEECRRIFRIKESPDDEGQSLLLHQHQADAINAAKTGKNYVLTTGTGSGKSLAYIVPIVDYVLRAGSGNGIKAIIVYPMNALCNSQMGELEKFLCYGYPKGAEPVRFARYTGQEKDEERQSLIANPPDVLLTNYVMLELILTRPYEKNIITAAQGLRFLVLDELHTYRGRQGADVAMLVRRLRDACNAENLQHVGTSATLAGPGTYKEQRKEIADVATKLFGDVVEPEMVIGETLRRATKAIDLSDTSFLDRLKERVADPDKHPPTDYSEFITDPLSIWIENTFGITTETQSGRLIRTIPRSITGDEGTAKQLSELINVPEERCREAIQEGLLAGYRCEDPDTRFPVFAFRLHQFISRGDNVYTSIEPEDSRFITVFGQQFVPGDRSRVLLPVVFCRECGQEYYCVRVERDPDTNQSIFTQREISDRYHDDNSEPGYLYYNSEKPWPDSMEEIIEILPTDWLDETGLRIRKNYKKNLPERVRIKADGCESADGNLYHYFKSPFRFCPNCGVSYGARQASDFGKLTSLGTEGRSTATTILSLAAIRHLKKEESLKKEARKLLSFTDNRQDASLQAGHFNDFVEIGLLRSALYEAALNAGPAGLRHDELGQKVFDSLDLPLGLYTSDATIKFRALEETKKALRNVVCYRLYHDLRRGWRVVSPNLEQCGLLEIGYDSLKELCEAEDEWQGCHSTLLEAKPETRFNVCKVLLDLMRRELAIKVDYLDPNFQERVKQQSNQRLIPPWAIDENERLMEASILFPRKKEKKDYGGHFFLSPRSLFGQYLRRVTTFPDYTEKLDLKITEEIIRQLLESLKVAGLVEEVMPAKNEDQVPGYQLPAAAMHWIAGDGTKPFHDVLRVHTESKEGGRPNPFFVSFYKDIAAEGKGIEAREHTAQVPGELRQEREDAFREGRLPILYCSPTMELGIDIATLNVVNMRNVPPTPANYAQRSGRAGRSGQPALVFAYCSTGSPHDQYFFKRPDRMVAGAVAPPKLELGNEDLIKSHIHAVWLSATGQSLGNSLKDVLNVEGGNPTLALSESVHDSFLNERARKTAIGNSTRVLKSIENDLSIADWHSEGWLEDTLNKVLLSFEQSCERWRSLYRSAAKQRETQHKIISDASRSIDDKKQAKRLRREAEAQLDLLLEARSVIQSDFYSYRYFASEGFLPGYNFPRLPLSAYIPGRLRRRDDFLSRPRFLAISEFGPRSIIYHEGSRYIINKVIMPVGDDDVLTTTAKLCPNCGYLHPISDGDPGLDLCDYCKHPLESSLRQLFRLQNVSTKRRDRISCDEEERIRLGYEIKTGVRFAVHGGRPSFRTAFLKQSDGELLATLTYGHAATLWRINLGWARRRNVNQLGFVLDTERGYWARNEQAAEDDESDPMSTKTERVIPFVEDHRNCLIFKPEKPLNDTQMASLQAALKQAIQTAYQLEDNELAAEPLPSMKERKVILIYEAAEGGAGVLRQLISDPEAFAYVAKDAMEICHFDPVTGQDMGRAPRSNEDCEAACYDCLMTYSNQRDHRLLDRKSIRDLLLDYSKSKVVVSPTELPRAEHLKRLMNQAGSSLEKKWLSFLDERDLNLPSKAQVFFEECKSRPDYFYANDLAVIYIDGPIHDYPDRAKRDDQQTDCFEDLGYTVIRFGHKDDWEIIIEKFPHVFGTVKTH
- a CDS encoding endonuclease, with translation MKRIASFLIALAIICLIVSLSYATDKGNTRFQSFSKVKKVLLRQVYSDHLTTFYCNCPFTMDKTIVPSDKYTPKKEGNRANRVEWEHIVPAHAFGQSFPEWRNGHPECVSSKGKPFKGRNCARKMVVKFRYMESDMYNLVPAVGEINGLRSNYSFGMIPGEKREFGNCDMEIENRKAEPPPEKRGNIARTYFYMDWAYPGHGIISKKNRKLFEAWSKEDPVDAWECERCKRIEKIQGNENLFVKEPCQAVGLW
- a CDS encoding integration host factor subunit alpha produces the protein MALTKAEIIKSIQDQLGFPQNKSADIFESFLEIMKQSLVNGEDVMISGFGKFCINEKNARKGRNPQTGESIILEPRRVVTFRCSSRLKDKINN
- a CDS encoding putative molybdenum carrier protein — its product is MIKKIISGGQTGADRAALDVAIKVGIPHGGWIPKGRKTEDGVLPDKYQLQEMSTTSYPKRTEQNVLDSEGTLIVSHGKLNGGSALTRKLAGKHKRPCIHIDMDRLSITDAVDAIKEWIGYNAIQILNVAGPRASKDPDIYNSTKEILETMLATK
- a CDS encoding helicase-related protein; translated protein: MDFAVGSLVEARGREWVVLPESKDNLLVLRPLGGTDDEIAGIYLPLETVKPAQFDLPDPAQIGDHRSCRMLRDAVRLGFRASAGPFRSFAQLAVEPRPYQLVPLLMALRLDPVKMLIADDVGVGKTIEACLLARELLDRGEIQRIGVLCPPHLAEQWQKEMKDKFHINAELVLSSTARRLERNCGINQSIFEVYPHVIVSTDYIKSDRRRDEFIRTCPDLIIVDEAHTCTFADVNRGGRHQRYQLLKSISEKPDRHLILVTATPHTGKDDAFRHLLSFLNSDFSNLPEDLTGKEHESVRRNLSQYFVQRRRKDIEDYMEETTFPTRKEREETYTLSPEYKKLFDRALNYAREMVSTSDKSRIHQRVRWWSALALLRSLASSPDAAVATLRSRASTADADAIEDVDEIGRRTVLDMDGDEEAEMMDIAPGADVSEFSPDEKRERSRLLDMARQAEKLRGNKDEKLKKATGIIKELLKDGFHPIVFCRFIATAEYVANELRKSLSGVEVIAVTGKLPPKERELRVAKLGESKKRVLVCTDCLSEGINLQKKFDSVFHYDLTWNPTRHEQREGRVDRFGQGSKEVRVVTYYGTDNQIDGIVLEVLIKKHKKIRSSTGISVPVPVDTNQVIEAIFEGLLLREKQRQVTQEQLFLFEDLFKPQKEELYKEWENVSEREKRSHSMFAQRTIKVEEVAKELEAVREAIGSGVNVSSFLRQVLEAHGAVVKQQNNGVYEFDLTETPPGLRDVLPCPVKFKARFELPVHDDILYLNRTHPIVEAAASYVMDTALDPLSNCVAQRAGVIRTDLVKRRTTVMLVRFRYHIVTAYNEKEKTLLAEDCQTIAFAGAPNNAEWLPGNEVENLLGAKPDINIQPDVARHQLQRILDNFDELRPHLDEIAKIRGEELLNAHRRVRRASRIKNVRHRIEPKLPPDILGLYVYLPSPEGA